One genomic window of Arachis hypogaea cultivar Tifrunner chromosome 8, arahy.Tifrunner.gnm2.J5K5, whole genome shotgun sequence includes the following:
- the LOC112707536 gene encoding uncharacterized protein, whose protein sequence is MSLVDYASSSDDDVEEPTEQERKEDQKPHLSQNDAPAAPPPQRNPKKSGSTSDQQPEKLSHSSSPLVEKLPDASLLLNSPAASTNLMNASDHSSRVAAALAENASRKRDSNGMASSAVRSKVPRGNMVHTRNVPDTSSGMLVPPQISGRKNVVTEDLSKLFVKKHS, encoded by the exons ATGTCGCTGGTCGATTACGCTTCTTCTTCAGACGACGACGTTGAGGAACCCACCGAACAAGAACGTAAAGAAGATCAGAAACCCCATCTTTCTCAAAACGATGCACCGGCGGCGCCACCTCCTCAACGCAACCC GAAAAAATCTGGATCTACATCTGATCAGCAGCCAGAAAAATTATCACATTCATCTTCACCTTTGGTTGAGAAACTGCCAGATGCTTCACTTCTCCTGAATTCACCTGCGGCCTCAACTAATCTGATGAATGCTAGCGACCACTCCTCTCGAGTTGCTGCTGCTCTAGCTGAAAATGCTTCACGTAAGCGAGACTCTAATGGAATGGCCTCCTCTGCTGTTCGCAGCAAAGTTCCCCGAGGAAACATGGTTCATACTAGGAATGTTCCAGATACTTCAAGTGGTATGCTGGTTCCACCTCAGATTAGTGGAAG GAAAAATGTCGTTACAGAAGACTTGAGCAAGCTATTTGTCAAAAAACACAGTTGA
- the LOC112707539 gene encoding NADH dehydrogenase [ubiquinone] iron-sulfur protein 4, mitochondrial, which translates to MVGREMAGNMPPGIRRVVGRSGCDGYRGWSRWLSSNIESDALVEVKPGEVGMISGIPEQHLRRRVVIYSPARTASQQGSGKVGKWKMDFLSTQKWENPLMGWTSTGDPYSYVGEAALSFDSEAAARAFAEKHGWDYTVKKRHTPLLKPKSYADNFKWKGPDKTDDGHAY; encoded by the exons ATGGTTGGGCGTGAAATGGCAGGGAATATGCCACCGGGAATACGAAGGGTGGTTGGAAGAAGTGGTTGTGACGGTTATAGAGGGTGGAGTAGATGGTTGAGCTCTAACATAGAGTCAGACGCATTGGTGGAAGTGAAGCCAGGGGAGGTTGGAATGATATCCGGTATTCCAGAACAACATCTAAGGAGAAGG GTCGTCATTTATTCCCCTGCAAGGACCGCATCCCAGCAAGGCTCAGGCAAAGTTGGAAAATGGAAAATGGATTTCTTATCTACGCAaaa gtgGGAAAATCCGTTGATGGGTTGGACTTCAACCGGTGATCCTTACTCTTATGTCGGTGAGGCAGCTCTCAGCTTTGATAGCGAAGCTGCTGCCAGGGCTTTTGCTGAAAAACACGGTTGGGACTATACG gtTAAAAAACGTCACACTCCCCTTTTAAAG CCTAAATCTTACGCAGATAACTTCAAATGGAAGGGACCAGACAAAACTGACGATGGGCATGCTTATTAG
- the LOC112707537 gene encoding uncharacterized protein, translating into MGSLKHRKGKFHKILKHHHLRTIATLFHYAEFCVVLVLIFRLSIKLPMALKTSSEYLGGFVVTPRFVFLLGNFIIVALFVQSGHFSSNGSSTQSSETVLYEEFIQKCSSYKNKEIQERTESIKHNQNVDAKRVSLRCDEIHGEKITKTVICLEEKKEYRRCRSDILRHVEREEPRHVLYRCESVKNRGRVGISGSYPEDGMSNDEFRRTIEAFIARQQRLRRQEQCFIA; encoded by the coding sequence ATGGGTTCACTCAAGCACCGAAAAGGGAAGTTCCACAAAATCCTGAAACATCACCATCTCCGGACAATCGCAACATTGTTCCATTACGCAGAGTTTTGTGTCGTTTTGGTCTTGATTTTCCGGTTATCGATCAAACTCCCAATGGCTCTCAAAACCTCGAGCGAGTATTTAGGTGGCTTCGTAGTTACCCCTCGCTTTGTTTTCTTGCTCGGAAACTTCATAATCGTCGCACTATTCGTCCAATCTGGTCATTTCTCAAGTAACGGTTCCTCTACACAAAGTTCAGAAACTGTTCTTTATGAGGAGTTCATCCAAAAATGTAGTAGttataaaaacaaagaaattcaagaaaGAACAGAGAGCATCAAACATAATCAGAATGTTGATGCAAAGCGGGTTAGCTTAAGGTGTGACGAAATCCATGGTGAGAAGATAACAAAAACGGTTATTTGTTTGGAGGAAAAGAAGGAGTACAGAAGGTGTCGATCAGATATTTTGAGGCACGTGGAGAGAGAGGAACCGCGTCACGTGCTGTATAGGTGTGAGTCGGTGAAAAACAGAGGGAGAGTTGGAATTTCCGGTTCGTATCCTGAGGATGGAATGAGTAACGACGAGTTTCGACGCACTATAGAGGCTTTCATTGCTCGCCAACAGAGACTCAGAAGACAAGAACAATGCTTCATAGCTTAG